One Phocoena sinus isolate mPhoSin1 chromosome 14, mPhoSin1.pri, whole genome shotgun sequence genomic region harbors:
- the LRRC75B gene encoding leucine-rich repeat-containing protein 75B: MGARLGRRPEPEAGSEAGAAAGCGPAPYERRVRWLREIQSTLRERRPERARQLLRLLRQDLGLEGTLLTDVLYRNVAFLNLVDPISHDLLVNLARDLQCPKSDYELWESSDKTCRQLIYHLTPHSKRQQGSSLPRRKTQSCLKSNLQKTLPAGETVNLSGIPLSVRDVQHVMRYLGSQGARLAVLDLSFTGLSDELLHRLLPSLWTLPRLTQLLLNGNRLTRAAARELTEAIKDTTKFPVLAWVDLGNNVDVASLPQPLLVGLRRRLNQRTSLPTIYESLDPEPEGGMARATDLASTWGSAAAGPGPEPQACCTR; this comes from the exons ATGGGGGCGCGGCTGGGCCGGCGGCCCGAGCCCGAAGCGGGCTCGGAGGCTGGGGCGGCGGCGGGGTGCGGGCCGGCGCCCTATGAGCGCCGGGTGCGCTGGCTCCGCGAGATCCAGTCGACGCTCCGCGAGCGGCGGCCGGAGCGCGCCCGGCAGCTGCTGCGCCTCCTGCGCCAG GACCTAGGCCTCGAGGGGACCCTCCTCACAGACGTCCTCTACAGGAATGTGGCCTTCCTCAATCTGGTGGACCCCATCTCCCACGACCTGCTTGTGAACCTGGCCCGGGACCTGCAGTGCCCCAAGTCG GACTATGAGCTCTGGGAGTCCTCGGACAAGACCTGCCGGCAGCTCATCTACCACCTCACCCCTCACTCCAAGCGGCAGCAGGGGTCCAGCCTGCCCCGAAGGAAGACCCAGAGCTG CCTCAAGAGCAACCTCCAGAAGACTCTGCCGGCGGGGGAGACCGTGAACCTGTCGGGGATACCACTGTCGGTGCGGGACGTGCAGCATGTCATGCGCTACCTGGGCAGCCAGGGCGCCAGGCTGGCAGTGCTGGACCTGAGCTTCACGGGGCTGAGTGATGAGCTGCTGCACCGGCTGCTGCCCAGCCTCTGGACGCTGCCCCGCCTCACCCAGCTTCTGCTCAATGGCAACCGGCTGACGCGGGCTGCCGCCCGTGAGCTCACTGAGGCCATCAAGGACACCACCAAGTTCCCGGTGCTGGCCTGGGTGGACCTGGGCAACAACGTGGATGtggcctccctgccccagcccctgctggTTGGCCTGCGCCGGCGGCTAAACCAGCGCACCTCGCTGCCCACCATCTACGAGAGCCTGGACCCAGAGCCTGAGGGTGGCATGGCCAGGGCCACGGACCTTGCCTCCACCTGGGGCTCTGCAGCTGCCGGGCCAGGGCCCGAGCCCCAGGCCTGCTGCACCAGGTGA